In Oryza sativa Japonica Group chromosome 1, ASM3414082v1, the genomic stretch TGCCCGGCCGCCGACGGGAgcccccgcgcccgcgcccaccGCGCGTTCCCGTCCATCACCACCGCCACGTGCCGGGGCAGCGACTCCGCCCGAAGGCATCCAGGGAGGAGAGACTCGGCCGCCGGGGCTGCGCCGGCGCGCGGGCATGGgcatggtggtggcggcgcggggcgcgtgCTGCGGCGAGGGGAGGTGGGTAGCTGATGGGTAGCAGCTGGAGAGTGGGAGGGCAGCATGGTGTTGGCGGCTTGGCGCATTGCCCCCAAACTCCGACAAAAGGATGAAAAGCTCTGCATTTATTAACCTTTtagaattgtttttttcttttttttatgatgtTGTGATTTCCTGGGGAATTCTAAACAAATTGCAAGAAATTGATTTACAAGAATACTACGGGACGATATCTCGTTCGAACGGTATCGTGACCTTAGGGTACGGACAAATTTGGGGATAGACGGGGAAGTATAGTTTCCCGCCTATCCTGAGAGTGAGCTCAAAAGCAAAGTGAGTGAAAAGTATTTTTCTCTATTGAACTTGTCCCTGCTTACAGGATCTAGGTCGGCTTAAATGACTCTCAACCATACACTTGAGATTACAAGTTTGCCCCTGAGGGCCTACATATTATCATACTACCCTTATAAAGTTTACAATCCTAAGAGcattttactatattttagtGGTCTTCAAGTAACATCCAGTGAGAGTAGTTGGAGTGATCCCTGTTACCTTCTTGAGACATGTTCTTTTGTAGTTGGAGTGATCCCCAGTTACCTTCTTGAGACATGTTCTTTTGTAGTTGGAGTGATCCCCTGTTACCTTCTTGAGACATGTTCTTTTGCTCAATGATACTTTCCCTTGACTTCAATCATCCGGGTAGAGTAATGTCTCTCTCGTGAGGGCTTGAATACATTTTTCCCATCTTCTGGCTTCTCACCTGCTAAGTGAAGAGAATTGTCCAAACACGTTGTGTTGTTAGTAATATACCCCATCAgtccaaaaatataacaacctttAACACTCAgtatttgttccaaaatataacattttttttcaccaacattctcttcccaacaaTTCACAACCCTCCATCGTTCACTTTTCCTAACTACCTCCActtcttaaccaatcacaacctttcCCTATTTAATTCTAAAGAAAACccctgtgtacccctgaaagttcacctaatcccttctataccctgaattttgctcaatcccttacatacccctaaattttagtatggatcccttccatgccctttccgctagttgaccgttaaattcttatgaaaaagtccattttgccatTTGGTATAAAGAAGtatataaattaatagagtatATTGTTGGAGCATAGAAATTTATTATATGAGACTATTATGTTTATGAGAtagttatgcaccatattatttgcgataaatatacttttagatatgacataaaaaattaatacttatttatttttttagcatatgtgttctgatagtaataaacaaatctgttgtattactatgaaaacacatgctacataaaagaacttttaataactaataaataagtattaaatttttatatcatatgtaaaagtaaatttgtcacaaataatatggtgcatcacagactcataaatataatagtctcatccaataaatttttacattccaacaatatacttcattaatttattatgtttcttcgtagcaaagggcaaaatggactttttttcaaaagaatttaacggttaactaacggtcaactagcggaaaaggcatggaagggatccaaactaaaattcagaggtatgtaagggattgagcaaaattcagggatATAGAATGGATTAGGTAAACTTTCATAGATACATAAGGGATTTTCTCTTAAttctatctactttcttaataactgtgtctaactctaaaacttcttatattctgagaTGGAGGGAATACTGATTTGAGCAAGTGAAACTACTCAAACGCACTTTCCTTGGAATAAACATTTCTTGGGCAAATGCAAATGATCGATCAAGGGTTGTTACAGGTCAAAACTTCATTCGAGCAGATTGCATGGCTCAAATACGATTTCCTTATTGTGTGTGTTTTTGCCGAACATAGGGATGGCGTTCACCCCCTACTACAACAAATGGGATGATACTAGTTAGGTATAAGGTCCTGATATCCCTAAGGTATTAGATAATACTTGAGATCTGATAACTATAAGGTATTATACCTGATACCCAACCGGTTTCATCCCGTTCGAACGGGATTTCGTCGTACAACAACCCCTTTATATTCCTTTGTGAAGGTGTCAATAAAACTGAAACCATTGACACGTAggcctttttcctcttttcaaGAAGGAAAGCTCTGTAGtttaataaaaattgaaaagagtaaattgtattggtggtacacaaacttattaggtgggtgcaatttagtacgtaaacttgtaaaatgcttatttcagtacacgaacttgtctagttcGTGCGAACGAGGACCAAAATAACTTAGCAATGTTAATTTATGATGTTCATTAGGATGTGACGTGCATACGTATAGTGAGTATGCATAAGACAcgtaatatttataaatttcgTCTTAACTTTATCCTTCAGAATGGAAATAACGAATCTCATATGTTTCTAACCCTTATATTAGTGCTAAGTTTTTTAATCTTTCTGATTTTTATTGAATAGATATGTCTAATGGCAACCTTCTTAGATATATGTTTACATAGTATCCTAATCAACCCCTAAATTAATAAGATTAACCATGTAGTGTACTTTTCGGTTTTCTCCGCACGCACCTAGACAAATTCATGCACCAAaatgagcattttacaagttcgtgcactagattgcacccatctgacaagttcgtgtaccggcgatgcaatttactcaattGAAAACCATTGACGTATATAAAACGCTGAATAGTGTATATCCTGCATTCTTGCTCTGAACGTTGCCTTGGCTTTTTGCTCCATTTCTGAGAATACGGACGGGCAGTTAAAGGGGCGTTCCTAGTATGTGCGTACGCCGACGCGGTAGCCTAACTAACTCTGTTAGTTAAGGATAATGATGGTAATTAACAatagattttttattttattaggagattctttttcctaatagattgaaaaattttaagttacatttgaaaacttttgacttaagatttaaactttaaactcaaattttgaaaactttcaactcgaactttgaaagttttcaatttgcaagaaaattttttaaaactttcaactcgagatttgaaaacttttaactcaaatttaaaaactttcaactcgagatttgaaaactttcagctcaaaatttgaaaactttcaactcgtatttgaaaactttcaactcgaatttgaaaactttcaactcgagatttgaaattttttaaattaagatttaaaaatttttaagtcaagatttaaaaactttttaaaaaataaaaacacttGCTGCTAGAAGATTAAAAAGTaatcaggaaaaaaagaaaaaaaaaggaaagcgaAAAAAAtcagggaagaaaaaaaagtggaaaaaaaaaagagaaaacagcGGTGGTTAGATTTCGCGGGCGCACGCCGAGTGGGccgtatggaaaaaaaaagagaaaacagcCGGGAGTGCGCGCTGCCGGCGCGCGCGAATTAGGTTTCTCGCAGTTAAAGCACGTACTGTGTGTGTATCGCTAGACAGATGCAGAACGGCTGAAGAGCAGTCTGTCTCATGCCAATGTGCAAACCTGCACATATGGTCGCACGCATAATGAAACGCAAACTGCGCATGTGGTTGCTTACTGAGAAACCAGAAACGGGAGAATACTGTGAATACCTATAGCTGATCGAATATTCTGCCCTCCCCACGGGCCACCGGACAAAAGAAAACCCCGCTGAAACTGTATTTAGTCAAAGTAAAAGTCACGCATGGCACGCCTGATAAATCATGAAGTTGTTAggacatgcttttcaaacttttgCAAACCTGATTACAGGGGATCAACCAAtacaagaaataaacaaagtcaAACAATCAATTATCAGCCATACTGATAGGAGACGAAGAACTGCAAGTCTACAACAGCTGACCCACATCACAAGAAAATACAAAATGAGAGGGGCTCCAGTAGAATTCGTCAGAAATGTTAGATTGCTAAGAGGAGCTAATGGCCTTTAATTTGATATTTGTGTCATCTGTCACCGGCATGCTAGGAGTACAAGTTTGTTATGTGCATCAGACTGTACAGAGAAATTCGTGAGACCTTATCTTCCTAATAAAGAGGACTCATACATTGTCAACCTGTCCCTGCAAGTTACTAGAAGATGTCAATGTTTTAAATGTGACTACCCTGATTTTCCATACTTCCATGTGCAAGCCTTCCATACTAACTACTCGAGAAGCTGTCGCATGTGTCTGTTTGGGAACCAATAGTGAACGGGTGGACTAAATTCCATACACGATTGACAACTCCATCTGACATAAAGGAAAACGCATCTTTTGCGGCTCTTTGACATGCTTCCAGAGCTCTAGAATCACCAAGCAGTTGTTTTAGTGCTTCCAAAAGTTCATATTCTCCTTTGACCTGAAAAACATTTGCATTAATCCTCATAGAATGAAAGGGGCTGTAGCTCCTTGCGATGTTtaggtgtaaaaaaaaaaagaatcacccATGCAGTAAAGCAGCATACCCACATTGCAAGCATAATTTATTGAAAGAGCAAGTAGAAGGCAATTCATCCTGTTACCGTCCAAACTAATTTCCAGAAGTAGGGACAAGGCCAAGTCAATAATTAACAAAATACCTCCCCTAAGAAGGCCACGAAATAGTAGTAATCCCACTCTTAATCGAACATAGTGCACAAATGATGCGGCATTTTTTGTGTCAGTTAGATAAATAACAAAGTACAAGACAGATTATCACCTGCTTGACAGCTAAAGGATTTATTTGCCACATTTCGACCAGCATATGATAGAAGTGCCCAACACTAGGACCTGAAAGACAATTAATGAAACTCTAGACATTCCGATTTTGTAGAAAAAGTCATTCAAAATAGTCAGATGTGTCTTGCACTCTTGCGTACCAGTCATAACAGCGCAACCAACTGCAGCAGCCTCAGAAATATTATGTCCAGCTAAGCCGGGCAAAAAAGAACCCCCAATAACAGCTATTGGAGTAACCCTGTAGAGCATTCTTAATTCACCTATTTTCCATGGTATTTCATTCATTAACTAACATTCAAAAGAATATACACAGTCCATACTCCATACTGAAAAAATGTGCAAACTTAAGGCATAAGAGATAGCACAAACCTAACGTATCAACCACATATATACTGGTGTTTGAAGACACCACTTCTCTTGTTGACCTCAGCACAAAATTCACTTTCTGTTTCTTCAGGGTCTAAAAGAAGATGAGTAAAGAACTAAAGATGTGGCCCATACATATTATACTATCAGCATTGAAGTGAGAATCATATGCTACATGCTCTAGAACCATAAGAAATTTCAAGTAATCGTATACAAACAGTTATAAGCAATTAATTTCAAGCTTCATACAGTGAACTAAGTTAGTTCCCTTTTTTTCATTACAACAATGCTACACCTATAGATTACCCAATATGATaatgtattaaaaaaaactaaaagatAAGCAGTACAACCCACCAACTACTTCATCAACTAAACAGGACCAGATATAAAAGGGTAAGGAAGACAATTGACATACTTGAGAAACATTCTTGCTGTCCTCAGGATGCCTTGGGACGagaattaaaagtagagtaggATACGCCCTGGTTAACTCATCATGAACACGGAGAATGACTGAAAAAGAGAGGAAGCTTGTCAACATTGTTTTTATGTTGAGAACATAAGCATAGTAAGGCAAGGATTCAATTATTCAGGAAAGCATAAAGAAGTCAGCAATGACTTTAGGGATATCAATGGTGATCATCACCATAGGCAAAACAGCTACATATATACAGTTTTAGTCCTGCACACAGTTCCTTGGAAGAGCAGATAATACTGAtccaataaaaagaaaaggtggGTGTCTGAGGTGCTTACTTTCATCTTCCCCTTTGTGGATAGAAGCTGCCATCCAGATGGGCCTATTGCTGAACTGCTGCTGAAGATCTTCTATTGCAGCTACCTCTTTCTCCCCAGCAGCAATGTCACCAACAGCTAGGTAAATCACATGAATCTCTATAAATTATTGAGTTTGTGAACCTGGTTATCTTTCAAGCTCCCAAGATAATCCTTGAGAAATGCATCACTCATATGTTTATTTCAAACATACTCTCATGAACATAGGAAGCCAGAGAAAAATTGGCATGGCGCATACCGTATTTTAAATCGCCAGCAAAATGGATGATCTGTGGTGGTGCATGAAGTAATTGAAAACGAACAGCTTGAATAGTACTCTGGAACAGATAGAAATGAATACAATGGCAATAATTTTACATCAAAATAAGGTTTAGAACCCCACCACTCCATACCAATGGGATAACAAGTGATAGTTTGGAGAGCATCAAAGAGACTAACTGCAACCCTAGAGGCAAGGACCAACGGTTGAAAGACTTCAATGACATGCGCGCATTTAAAAGAACCACTGCAATCTGAAAAATAGGAAGGTCATTCACAGCAGATAATTAAATAGTGAAAGAATGTACTATGGACCGAAAATATAGCTAATCTGCCATTGCACATGGAAAAAACAAGGGTAACAAAGGGAAGCCTAACCACTTAGTAGAAAATAGtcattatgagaaaaaaaaaacttaccccTTTCTCTGCTGCAGACAAAATGAGGTTTGGCCAGAGTTCACTTTCCATAAGAAGTATCAAATTTGGTTTCCAGTATCCAATGAAACTTTCTATTGCATCAGGACAGTCAAGGGGTGCAAACTACACACATATGTATTTCAGTTATGTAAAACAACAATAAGCTACCGTAGATGTATATAGGGCATATCAAACATTTAAACTATCCTTCTGTTAGCCTATTCGTGATTCCCTTCATCTAAACAAGTTCCATCTGTTCCCAAAACTTTGCTTGATCTGTGTCTGTACTATCGAATATTACCACCTTAAAGGTTTAATATTACGAAACCTTACTATCATAGTTCAACGAGTATAATATGACCTTAGTTTAAGGGATACATATAATGAACAGACAATATCTATCTGCCTTGACACAGTTCGAACCTAAAATGTCCTTTTTTTTCAAGAACAGTCCATCAGTAAAAATTTGTTGTGCATACGCCATTTCTCAGAAAACTAAACCGGCCGTCACGACAGGGATCTGAAAGTACAAGAGCAATTTCCGAGCTCACCTGATATATGACACCATCCGGGAGCAAGTCTTTCATCACTTCGCTGCATTGAAATCAAAACAACCGAAATAGAATATGGCCACATTACACGGAAATGAGAGAGCCAGGCAACTCGTATTTGCGGTAATGGGGGAAGCTTACAAGGATGAGAGGGTAGTAGTGGTGAGGAGGATGGGGAGACCAGGGTGGAGGCGGGCGCAGTGGCGTACGACCGGGAGCGCGGCCATCCCCTCGCCGAGGGATACGGCGTGGAACCACACGAGCGGCGAGCCCGGACGAGGCCGCGCCACCGACGGCCTGCCCAGCCGCTCGGGCCAACGCGACGGGTGCTCCAGTCCTCGTAGCCGCCGCCATAGaagcgccgccggcgccgccgcgcggctcgCCGCCCTGTACAGCTCGTACagcgcccggccgccgcgcgccgccgacgccggcgtgcGGGCCGTCCGCATCGAGCCTGGCCCGTCCAACGACTCACGGCCTGGGTCGCTTTGGGCTTTTGTTAGCGGCGCGTGAGGTCGCGTGCTTTCAGTACCGAGCCCAACTTACCTCTCGTTTATACGCCTTCGATATAAGAAAGCGTCTCCGGTGTTGAGTCTCTCCGTATTCATAGACAGAACACACATTTCTGAGCGAAACTCAGGCTATATTTCTGCCTCGATTGATTTATGCTTATGCATATAAGATAAAAATTAAAGTTTAAAACTCAATTTTGGCGTTGATTTTGTTATTTTCTCgttgtagtttattttacagtatttttttttaaatcactAAAGACAtgctataaattatttttagttgcTAATAAATGattaataaatataatataaacatAAGTGGGAAGATgacttcttttaaaaaaaagaaaaataaaaggaaaaaaaatcttcttcCTGCATTGATGTTCCTTTGTCAAGAGTTAAAGCATAATAACATCACACGTTCGCGAACAGTTTATAGCTATTGGCGTCCAGAATGATCTGCCGGACCGCGGCGACTGACGCGACGACAGCGAGCGCGGAGAACACGACGGCGATGGTGGTGTTGAGCCAGAACACGGCGCCCTTCTTGGACGGCTTGAACGTCACGTTGTAGAACACCGCCGGCACAGCGAAGTCGAGCGGGAGGAAGCCGAATGCGCCGATGAGCGCGTTCATGTCGCCGAAGAAGGGCACCATGGCCGCGATGGTGGTGCccagcgcgacggcggcggtgcgggagaGCACCCGCGGCGCGACGTTCCTCGCGGCGTACTGCCCGGCCTTGGGGTCGGACAGGAGGCCCTCCAGGACCTCGTTGGTCGGCTGCAGGTACACCACGGCCACCGCCGACAGCTGCAGCAGCGTGAAGAGCTCGATGATGAGCAGCAGCCACTCCGGGATGACGGCCCTGCCGCCCACCATGAAGTTGCTCAGGAGCGTGCCCTGCGACTGGTTGCCGAACGCCCAGTACCCCGAGATGGCCACGCTGAAGAACGTCGTCACCACCACGGCGTAGCACAGGCACAGCCCCTTGAACATCTTCCccgtcaccggcgccgccaccgtcgcctgtATCTCGGGGATGATTCCATTGCCGTACGTCGTGGCGATGACGGCGATGGCGTTGAACACGCCGAACACGCGGTCACGGGTGTTGGCGCCGGCGATCGAGTAGTCCTTCTCGGGCGCTCCCTTTGAGCTTCCTGCACAAAATTCGTCAGTCCAATTTTAATCCGTCGCGTCGACAGGCCAAATTAAAGCCCAATAGCTAATCTAAATAATGGGCCGGGTCGCCGGGAAACCTACCAAGGTAGAtgcaggcggcgacggcgcagaaGCTGTAGGCGAGGCACAGCACGAGGGAGATGAGGTTAACGTGGCGGAGAGAGTGGAACGACGGCATCTGCGCCAGGATCATCATGAAGACGCCGAAGATTGCCACGAACACGTACAGCTTGATCGTGCCGCCCGGGTTGGCAATCAGGTAGATAGCCTGCAACGCGATCGAGTAAGAAATGTGGATTCATACCATGTGCAATTGATGAACGcgatccgatccgatccgacACGAAATCAGTTCGTGGACTAAGTTCTGATGAAGATACCTTCATGCTCTGACCGGCTAGGAGAGTGCACGCGACGACTGCCCCGAAGCAGACCAGGAACTGGATCGGCCCGATGTAGAAGCGTCCCCATCCAGGCCCTGCATGCATCACCGTGGAAAAATTAACCATGAATCTCATCTCAGTGACAGTGATTTTGTCGCGGTGATGAAGATGAATATCCCTTTCGAAACATTTTTTGTCAGATGCGTGTGTAATTAAACTGTATGAATCTGCTGCCAGATGGCACTAAGGACGATTCCTTTTTCCCAACACGTACGTTAAACCTGTGCTTATCTGTCCAATGTCGTATCAGCTAGGATGCTAGTATATGACTGATTCTACTACACCTGGTAcagtgctactccctccgtcccaatatataaGAATCTAGAACCGATGGGACATTTTCTACTACTgtcctgtccagattcgtagtactaggaaatgTCCAATCCAGTTCTAGGTTGTTacatattgggacggagggtcCAGTTCTAGGTTGTTacatattgggacggagggagtatttaagaTTGACATATTGACAAGAAACGGCGCGCGGTGCTGGTTTTTTTCCTTCGCAAGCAGTATCAATCGATTTAGACAGGCAATCAAGTGGAAAGCTGGAATATTAAATTCCACAGCAAATACTTGCCGACAAATTCGTCAAACTCGACCAATTGCATGATCTGTAGTACTAATGTGGGAATACTATCCCTTTCGACCAATCAAGTTTTTCTCTATATATCCGCCAAGCGCTAACTGGAGTTTTAATTAGTATTATCTAACCAGTGGGGATTCTTTCCCTCGTCGACTCTTGACAGTGACAAAATACGAGCCCTAGCAGCTGGACTTTTCTAACCTGTACTGTACCGTGTTACGATTTTATTGAATGCTGCTTAGTCAGTTACTGAAATCAAGCAACATGTCGGCTTCAGAC encodes the following:
- the LOC9266107 gene encoding probable 3-deoxy-D-manno-octulosonic acid transferase, mitochondrial isoform X5; this encodes MRTARTPASAARGGRALYELYRAASRAAAPAALLWRRLRGLEHPSRWPERLGRPSVARPRPGSPLVWFHAVSLGEGMAALPVVRHCARLHPGLPILLTTTTLSSFEVMKDLLPDGVIYQFAPLDCPDAIESFIGYWKPNLILLMESELWPNLILSAAEKGIAVVLLNARMSLKSFNRWSLPLGLQLVSLMLSKLSLVIPLSTIQAVRFQLLHAPPQIIHFAGDLKYEIHVIYLAVGDIAAGEKEVAAIEDLQQQFSNRPIWMAASIHKGEDEIILRVHDELTRAYPTLLLILVPRHPEDSKNVSQVKGEYELLEALKQLLGDSRALEACQRAAKDAFSFMSDGVVNRVWNLVHPFTIGSQTDTCDSFSSS
- the LOC9266107 gene encoding probable 3-deoxy-D-manno-octulosonic acid transferase, mitochondrial isoform X1, with the protein product MRTARTPASAARGGRALYELYRAASRAAAPAALLWRRLRGLEHPSRWPERLGRPSVARPRPGSPLVWFHAVSLGEGMAALPVVRHCARLHPGLPILLTTTTLSSFEVMKDLLPDGVIYQFAPLDCPDAIESFIGYWKPNLILLMESELWPNLILSAAEKGIAVVLLNARMSLKSFNRWSLPLGLQLVSLMLSKLSLVIPLSTIQAVRFQLLHAPPQIIHFAGDLKYEIHVIYLAVGDIAAGEKEVAAIEDLQQQFSNRPIWMAASIHKGEDEIILRVHDELTRAYPTLLLILVPRHPEDSKNVSQTLKKQKVNFVLRSTREVVSSNTSIYVVDTLGELRMLYRVTPIAVIGGSFLPGLAGHNISEAAAVGCAVMTGPSVGHFYHMLVEMWQINPLAVKQVKGEYELLEALKQLLGDSRALEACQRAAKDAFSFMSDGVVNRVWNLVHPFTIGSQTDTCDSFSSS
- the LOC9266107 gene encoding probable 3-deoxy-D-manno-octulosonic acid transferase, mitochondrial isoform X4 — protein: MRTARTPASAARGGRALYELYRAASRAAAPAALLWRRLRGLEHPSRWPERLGRPSVARPRPGSPLVWFHAVSLGEGMAALPVVRHCARLHPGLPILLTTTTLSSFEVMKDLLPDGVIYQIAVVLLNARMSLKSFNRWSLPLGLQLVSLMLSKLSLVIPLSTIQAVRFQLLHAPPQIIHFAGDLKYAVGDIAAGEKEVAAIEDLQQQFSNRPIWMAASIHKGEDEIILRVHDELTRAYPTLLLILVPRHPEDSKNVSQTLKKQKVNFVLRSTREVVSSNTSIYVVDTLGELRMLYRVTPIAVIGGSFLPGLAGHNISEAAAVGCAVMTGPSVGHFYHMLVEMWQINPLAVKQVKGEYELLEALKQLLGDSRALEACQRAAKDAFSFMSDGVVNRVWNLVHPFTIGSQTDTCDSFSSS
- the LOC9266107 gene encoding probable 3-deoxy-D-manno-octulosonic acid transferase, mitochondrial isoform X2; amino-acid sequence: MRTARTPASAARGGRALYELYRAASRAAAPAALLWRRLRGLEHPSRWPERLGRPSVARPRPGSPLVWFHAVSLGEGMAALPVVRHCARLHPGLPILLTTTTLSSFEVMKDLLPDGVIYQFAPLDCPDAIESFIGYWKPNLILLMESELWPNLILSAAEKGIAVVLLNARMSLKSFNRWSLPLGLQLVSLMLSKLSLVIPLSTIQAVRFQLLHAPPQIIHFAGDLKYAVGDIAAGEKEVAAIEDLQQQFSNRPIWMAASIHKGEDEIILRVHDELTRAYPTLLLILVPRHPEDSKNVSQTLKKQKVNFVLRSTREVVSSNTSIYVVDTLGELRMLYRVTPIAVIGGSFLPGLAGHNISEAAAVGCAVMTGPSVGHFYHMLVEMWQINPLAVKQVKGEYELLEALKQLLGDSRALEACQRAAKDAFSFMSDGVVNRVWNLVHPFTIGSQTDTCDSFSSS
- the LOC9266107 gene encoding probable 3-deoxy-D-manno-octulosonic acid transferase, mitochondrial isoform X3, producing MRTARTPASAARGGRALYELYRAASRAAAPAALLWRRLRGLEHPSRWPERLGRPSVARPRPGSPLVWFHAVSLGEGMAALPVVRHCARLHPGLPILLTTTTLSSFEVMKDLLPDGVIYQIAVVLLNARMSLKSFNRWSLPLGLQLVSLMLSKLSLVIPLSTIQAVRFQLLHAPPQIIHFAGDLKYEIHVIYLAVGDIAAGEKEVAAIEDLQQQFSNRPIWMAASIHKGEDEIILRVHDELTRAYPTLLLILVPRHPEDSKNVSQTLKKQKVNFVLRSTREVVSSNTSIYVVDTLGELRMLYRVTPIAVIGGSFLPGLAGHNISEAAAVGCAVMTGPSVGHFYHMLVEMWQINPLAVKQVKGEYELLEALKQLLGDSRALEACQRAAKDAFSFMSDGVVNRVWNLVHPFTIGSQTDTCDSFSSS
- the LOC4324757 gene encoding GABA transporter 1, producing the protein MGAPSREDEEAKKMEAGGDTVGQKLDAGALFVLQSKGSWLHCGYHLTTSIVAPPLLSLPFAFASLGWAAGLICLVIGAAVTFYSYNLISLVLEHHAQQGRRQLRFRDMATDILGPGWGRFYIGPIQFLVCFGAVVACTLLAGQSMKAIYLIANPGGTIKLYVFVAIFGVFMMILAQMPSFHSLRHVNLISLVLCLAYSFCAVAACIYLGSSKGAPEKDYSIAGANTRDRVFGVFNAIAVIATTYGNGIIPEIQATVAAPVTGKMFKGLCLCYAVVVTTFFSVAISGYWAFGNQSQGTLLSNFMVGGRAVIPEWLLLIIELFTLLQLSAVAVVYLQPTNEVLEGLLSDPKAGQYAARNVAPRVLSRTAAVALGTTIAAMVPFFGDMNALIGAFGFLPLDFAVPAVFYNVTFKPSKKGAVFWLNTTIAVVFSALAVVASVAAVRQIILDANSYKLFANV